Proteins from one Deltaproteobacteria bacterium genomic window:
- a CDS encoding MYXO-CTERM sorting domain-containing protein codes for MNAKSLWKVSALIAIALFLSFGPGEARAYDRYSQNKDATNCRACHGDFRSNSYTSSTDGQSWGNNHVIHRADMLGGDCDTCHGPSRFPVLLNSSNGGAGLLAIACVGCHGREEDNTSSNPDFPSYGGRGAGLRQHHYRKGTTVCASCHQDANPVNYTPVGEEISPPYYASPGTGHPSIPTDPCNLDGSEDFAGLTEGLDNDGDDVYDGADPDCSTAVCGNGSVEGTEACDDGGESATCDADCTAVVCDDGTLNTTAGETCDPISSCPGTCDDGNVCTSDSQTGSAATCDLACTNAPITTCTGGDGCCAPGCNPGNDSDCASGGCGNGFVDAGEDCDEGGQTATCDADCTFVACDDGTLNTAAGETCDPLAICPSTCDDGDACTTDQQAGDPSTCDMACTHASITACTNGDGCCAPGCTWQNDDDCGSAPVCGNGVVEGSEICDGNCPTTCDDADACTIDSQTGEFSTCDLVCVNARISACIGGDGCCPGGCAAAGDSDCASPATCGNGVVEAGETCDGDCPATCDDGDVCTTDAMTGSSETCDLACRNDAIGACTSGDGCCAPGCTSANDSDCAAQTCGNGIVEGGETCDGDCPASCDDGDACTADAAFGSAASCDLLCTRSAITACVPDDGCCPAGCEEHDSDCGAEPPEEGEGCDCGSTGEGRPGLLGLALIGGLLALRTRRRRG; via the coding sequence ATGAACGCGAAGTCGCTCTGGAAGGTCTCTGCCCTGATCGCGATCGCCTTGTTCCTATCGTTCGGGCCCGGTGAGGCGCGCGCCTACGACCGGTACAGCCAGAACAAGGACGCCACCAACTGCCGTGCCTGCCATGGTGACTTCCGCTCCAACAGCTACACCTCCAGCACCGACGGGCAGAGCTGGGGCAACAATCATGTGATCCACCGCGCGGACATGCTCGGTGGTGACTGCGACACCTGCCACGGGCCGAGTCGCTTCCCGGTGCTGCTGAACAGCTCGAACGGCGGCGCGGGGCTGCTGGCCATCGCCTGCGTGGGCTGCCACGGGCGGGAGGAGGACAACACCTCCTCCAACCCGGACTTCCCCTCCTACGGGGGCCGCGGAGCCGGGCTGCGTCAGCACCACTACCGCAAGGGGACCACCGTCTGCGCCAGCTGCCACCAGGACGCCAACCCGGTCAACTACACCCCCGTGGGGGAGGAGATCTCACCGCCCTACTACGCCAGCCCCGGCACCGGTCACCCCTCGATCCCCACCGATCCCTGCAACCTCGACGGGAGCGAGGACTTCGCTGGCCTCACCGAGGGCCTCGACAACGACGGGGACGACGTCTACGACGGCGCCGATCCGGACTGCTCCACGGCGGTCTGCGGCAACGGCAGCGTCGAGGGGACGGAGGCCTGCGACGACGGGGGCGAGTCGGCCACCTGCGACGCCGACTGCACCGCCGTGGTCTGCGACGACGGCACCCTGAACACCACGGCCGGGGAGACCTGCGATCCCATCTCGAGCTGCCCGGGCACCTGCGACGACGGCAACGTCTGCACCAGCGACAGCCAGACCGGCAGCGCGGCCACCTGTGACCTGGCCTGCACCAACGCCCCGATCACGACCTGCACCGGCGGCGACGGCTGCTGCGCCCCGGGCTGCAACCCGGGCAACGACTCCGACTGCGCCAGTGGGGGCTGCGGCAACGGCTTCGTCGACGCCGGCGAGGACTGCGACGAGGGCGGCCAGACCGCCACCTGTGACGCCGACTGCACCTTCGTGGCCTGCGACGACGGCACCCTGAACACCGCGGCCGGGGAGACCTGCGATCCGCTCGCCATCTGCCCTTCGACCTGCGACGACGGCGACGCCTGCACCACCGACCAGCAGGCGGGCGATCCCTCCACCTGTGACATGGCCTGCACCCACGCCTCGATCACGGCGTGCACCAACGGCGACGGCTGCTGTGCGCCCGGCTGCACCTGGCAGAACGACGACGACTGCGGCAGCGCGCCGGTCTGCGGCAACGGGGTCGTCGAGGGGAGCGAGATCTGCGACGGGAACTGCCCCACGACCTGCGACGACGCGGACGCCTGCACCATCGACAGCCAGACCGGTGAGTTCTCCACCTGTGACCTGGTCTGCGTCAACGCCCGGATCAGCGCCTGCATCGGAGGCGACGGCTGCTGCCCCGGCGGCTGCGCGGCAGCGGGCGACTCGGACTGCGCCTCGCCCGCCACCTGCGGCAACGGGGTGGTCGAGGCCGGCGAGACCTGCGACGGGGACTGCCCGGCGACCTGCGACGACGGCGACGTCTGCACCACCGACGCCATGACCGGCTCCTCCGAGACCTGCGATCTCGCCTGCCGGAACGACGCCATCGGCGCCTGCACCTCGGGGGACGGCTGCTGCGCGCCGGGGTGCACCTCAGCCAACGACAGCGACTGCGCGGCGCAGACCTGCGGCAACGGGATCGTCGAGGGCGGCGAGACCTGCGACGGGGACTGCCCGGCGTCCTGTGACGACGGCGACGCCTGCACCGCCGACGCGGCCTTCGGCTCGGCCGCGAGCTGCGATCTGCTCTGCACGCGCAGCGCCATCACCGCCTGCGTCCCGGACGACGGCTGCTGCCCCGCGGGCTGCGAGGAGCATGACAGCGACTGCGGCGCCGAGCCGCCCGAGGA